The following are encoded together in the Panicum virgatum strain AP13 chromosome 6K, P.virgatum_v5, whole genome shotgun sequence genome:
- the LOC120711312 gene encoding uncharacterized protein LOC120711312, with product MPSGGRRLPPWTSPRSAGAGAGAPRWSPAAGTPAGAGGPGSGYGTSPVSAGGCFGTRVTPPTSGGGGARVTPPSARGCSSRPPRPPPSLDSPYVRAKQAQVIEKDPNKAIPLFWAAINSGDRIESALKDMANVLKQANRAEEAIEAIRSFRDRCPYEAQESLDNILLDLYKKCGRTEEQIEMLTIKLRIVDEELASGRWKTKQSKSHGRVVYLSLRDEKARLLGNLAWAYMQSENYEEAEMLYRQALAVEADYNKECNLAICLMKTGKLAEAKYLLQAIPYNCNDESHVKSLSRATEMLRELELQSLPSPITQMKSKESRILLAAGVKMLEDPQPQILSTPLSLLKCKEPHISVSANAEEHENCSSWLPSPITQLKREEPQILVIAEAEKNEGCAEFQDLSRLFNDAATPHSILEKLRKQLVKEASKNSIHDQIQTPTATECLPNSDGNQDASENPVQGGKQMTEGVRKTWADMVDEEEQQLGEDKSWADTVAKDEHQLDDDKLTVGVGTTEQTESSKHASKQECRIPPSCQGSSTLHRPVLGGHQQGSSANSWRRSDSKISRDNRVNWDLVRTAPTWSKHKLQDHSDRVCQRPNTAHFNENTSGSKQAPWRSSASQRALFPDWNSKGEGYSHGCMPFGDNEHSQGSGCTEASRRWHNNVAGTVTWRPQNRLRVFQEITNEINQNVV from the exons ATGCcgagcggcgggaggcggctgccgccgtggacgtcgccgcggagcgcgggggcgggggcgggggcgccgaGGTGGAGCCCCGCTGCTGGCACccccgcgggcgcgggcggcccGGGCTCGGGCTACGGGACGTCTCCCGTGAGCGCGGGGGGCTGCTTCGGCACGCGCGTCACGCCGCCGACGAGCGGGGGAGGGGGCGCGCGCGtgacgccgccgtcggcccGGGGGTGCTCGTcgcggccgccgaggccgccgccttccctggaCTCGCCCTACGTGCGGGCAAAGCAGGCGCAG GTAATTGAAAAGGACCCAAACAAGGCAATTCCATTGTTCTGGGCTGCTATAAACAGTGGTGACCGGATTGAGAGTGCATTGAAAGATATGGCCAACGTACTGAAACAAGCAAATAGGGCTGAAGAAGCCATTGAGGCAATAAGATCCTTTCGTGATCGTTGTCCCTATGAAGCTCAGGAGTCCCTTGACAATATTCTTCTTGACCTGTACAAG AAATGTGGTAGGACAGAAGAGCAGATTGAGATGTTGACGATAAAGCTGAGAATTGTTGATGAGGAGCTAGCTTCTGGCCGGTGGAAAACAAAACAGTCTAAATCTCATGGAAGGGTAGTATACCTTTCTCTCAGAGATGAAAAAGCAAG GTTACTGGGGAACCTTGCATGGGCCTATATGCAGTCTGAAAATTACGAGGAAGCAGAAATGCTCTACAG GCAAGCTCTTGCTGTAGAAGCTGACTACAACAAAGAGTGTAACTTAGCCATCTGTTTGATGAAGACTGGAAAGTTGGCTGAAGCTAAATACCTGCTCCAAGCTATACCATACAACTGCAACGATGAAAGTCATGTGAAATCTCTTTCCCGGGCCACTGAAATGCTTAGGGAACTTGAGTTGCAATCACTCCCTTCTCCCATAACTCAGATGAAGTCTAAAGAATCACGGATTTTACTTGCTGCTGGTGTGAAGATGCTTGAAGATCCACAGCCACAAATACTATCAACACCTTTGAGTCTACTGAAATGTAAAGAACCACATATTTCAGTTTCAGCAAATGCAGAGGAGCATGAGAATTGCAGTTCATGGCTTCCATCTCCCATAACTCAGTTGAAGCGCGAAGAACCACAAATTTTGGTTATTGCTGAGGCAGAAAAGAATGAAGGCTGTGCAGAGTTCCAAGATCTTTCTCGACTGTTCAATGATGCTGCTACACCTCATTCAATACTTGAGAAACTAAGAAAGCAGCTAGTTAAAGAGGCATCAAAAAATAGCATTCATGATCAGATTCAGACTCCTACAGCAACTGAATGCTTGCCCAACTCTGATGGAAATCAAGATGCTAGTGAGAATCCTGTGCAAGGGGGCAAGCAAATGACTGAAGGGGTTAGAAAAACATGGGCTGACatggtggacgaggaggaacaGCAATTGGGTGAGGACAAGTCATGGGCTGACACGGTAGCTAAGGATGAACATCAATTGGATGATGACAAGTTAACAGTGGGTGTGGGCACTACTGAGCAAACTGAAAGCAGCAAACATGCAAGTAAGCAGGAGTGCAGAATACCACCATCCTGTCAAGGAAGCAGCACCCTCCACAGACCAGTCTTGGGTGGTCACCAACAAGGCTCTTCAGCAAATTCATGGAGACGCAGCGACTCCAAAATCTCAAGGGATAACAGAGTGAACTGGGATCTTGTCAGGACCGCTCCAACATGGAGCAAGCATAAGTTACAAGATCACAGCGACCGAGTTTGCCAAAGGCCTAACACAGCTCATTTTAACGAGAACACCTCAGgcagcaaacaagcaccatggaGAAGTAGTGCATCTCAGCGTGCGCTTTTTCCTGACTGGAACTCAAAGGGTGAAGGATATAGCCATGGTTGTATGCCGTTTGGTGATAATGAGCACTCTCAGGGTTCTGGTTGTACTGAGGCCTCTCGTCGGTGGCATAATAACGTGGCAGGTACAGTGACATGGAGGCCACAGAACCGTCTGCGGGTCTTCCAGGAAATCACAAATGAGATCAACCAAAATGTTGTGTAA